GCTCCGTCAGGTCCTTGATCTCCGATCCCTCAAGCCTCGTCTTCCCATCCAGGAACCCGCTGCTGTCCACGATATGCGAGGACTTGGTGGTGAGGTAATCAAGCTGGTTCATGAGCTGGGATTTGGAATGCGTGCCCCCGCCCCGGATCGCCTTGAAGACCGCCGCACGATGCCCCGCAGCGGCGCGCACGAGCTGCCTCTGCCGGGACGCCTGCAGCCCTTGCATCGAGCCCCGTATCCGGCTCCAGCCATCCCGGAAGATCTCTCCGGTGACGTCATGGACGGCATCATTCAGCCGCATGGGCGAACTCCCTCAGAGCGGCAGTGGCGGAGAGCCGCATCCCATCCCGACGACGGCGCAAAAGCAGGTCGATCTCGTCAGCGGAATCGAGGATGAACCGCGCCAGCGCACGCATCTGCACGAGGCGCAGTTCGGACAACTCTGCGTTCGGCGCGGAGCCTTCCCCCTGCCCCTCCCGGCTGGCTTTCATCATCTGCTTGGCGACCTGCACGACGCCGTTGCCGACCTCGTGCAAGGAGGCCCGGTAGCGCGCCATCTCAGCCGCCAGATTCGCGTCCGGAACGAACGTTCCCCCCGCCGCCTGGATCAGCCGCCGGACCCCCTCCGTGCGGGTCTCGATCCCCGCCGCGGACAGCACCTCATCCAGCGCAGCAAGCTCTTCTGGTGTCAGCTTCACCGTCACCGCGGCCGTCGCCACGGCCGCATCCTTCTGGCGTTCTTCGTCCGCCTTCAACGTGTACTGGATGGCCCGCGGCGTGACCCCGAACCGCTCCGCGAGCGCGGAAGTCCCCACACCTGCTGCGGCCTCACGGATAATCTCCGCCCGCTCCGTCTGTGTCAGTCTCTTGGTCCGGCTCATACGAAGAAAGCCCCCCTATTTCCTGCCACCTTCATTCAAGGTCGCCTTCATCATACGAAACTATATTTACCGGTCAATACAATATTATTGCAGATTGCCCCCAGGCGACCTTGAATTCCGCTTCGAGCCGAGCACCGCAGGTGCGAGGCCCGGCCCGAAGGGCCCAGAAAACCCGACCATCTCCAACCGCACCTCGGCCGCCCGTTGTCATGCCCGCGCCCGAGGGTCTGGCCGAACACGGACCCGTGTTCGGACGGAAGCGAGGGGCGGCGCATCCCTCCACCGACGGGGCTGACGGACAGGGTCAAGGGCGGCCAGATTTGGCTCGGCCCAAATCTCTGCCGGAAAAACCGGCGGGCGTAGCCCGACTGTTATTCCGGATGGCCCCCTTGAGGCTGGCCGGCAGACCTGTTCCAGGCGATCTCTGATATCCCCCGTCAGGACCGCTTGCGGTCCTGACGCCTTCCCGGGGACGCCGGCCGAAGGCAGGGGTTCCCGGGTACAGCGCAGCCTTCCCTGAAACAGGGAAAGGGCCGCCCCTAGGGCGGCCCATCTTTGAGGCGGACTATTCCTGCGGTTCCTTCGCGCTCGGCGGGAACATCACCAGCTCCTGGACCGCGACGGGGAAGTCGAGTTTGAGGCTGAAGAACTCCGAGCCGTCCCCGTTGCGAGTGTTGCGGAACATCGCGCCGACGCGCTGGAAGCGGGTGCGCTCCTGACCTTCGTTGTCGGTGAACTTGACGGGAACGGTGGCGACGTAGTGGTTGGTCATTTGGGTCTCTCCTTTTTGCGATGGGGATCACCCGGCACGGGGGGCAAGGGAGGTCCGCAAACACAAATGCGGAGGGTCCGCGCGCCCCGCGCGTGGAAACCGTATTTGTGTTTGCCGGAGCGTGAGCGGAGGGCACGGACCGCCCGACCCCGTGCGATCCACATCTATGAGCAAAGAGGGGAGACCCAAATGTGCACCCCGCTCCTCAGCCGCCATCGGTCCTGTCGAGTTATGTCAGACGTGACCAGGTCCGCCCCCGCTTCCAACGCGTCGGCGCGATGGTTCGCGTGCGCCCGATCGGCACGACCGCGATCGTCTGCCTCAAGCTCGGCTTCCCCGTCGCCTGTGTGGCGATCCGGGGCGGTGATACAGCCGCAGGTCTGGCAGCAGAGTTGTCGGCCCGGACGGGTCGCCGTCATCGGGCGGCGCGGTCGATGCGCTGCGCCCGCCCCAGCGATCTGCACCCGGACGGGCGGATCGCGGGGTTTCTGGCGCGCATGAGGGCAACCCCGCCGGCTGGCTCCGTCAGGAGACCGCCGCCGGGGTATGCCACTCAGCACGTCCAGGGGCCTCGTGTTCCGGGTGGAGGCCGGCACGGCCGGAACCTGCGAGCGCGGTGACGGCGGTGCAACCGCCGGCAGGGGCCCGGCATGACCGACGATCGATCACCACCGACCTTCATGTTATTTGCGTCTGACTGAGGGGCCACAGACAGTTGAGGAGCGCAGCAGCCCCGCCCGGCCTTAGCCGGGCGGGGCTGCACTTATGGATGGTGTCGCAGTCGTCGAGAGCGTGGAAGGGTTAGAGAGAGGGATCACCGGGCGACGGGGCCGCCCGATGAAAGGTACTGTTCAGGCGAAGAGAGACTCGCTGAGGTGCGAACAATGCGCACAGGCCTCCCGCCAGTGGAAATTGACGCTCCCGCCATCGATAGTCTCCCAATCGGTCCGCAACGCGTCTTTCCCGCAGGCGACGCAGGGGACGACATGGCCGCCAATATCGTGATGGTCTTTCCCGGTGGAAGTTCCGCGCTGCGACGTGCCTGTGCGGTCGCAGTGTCGGCAAAGGTCGTCCTCGGTCTTGTTCTCGTCGGTCATGATCTCATCTCCAGATGTTCGTGGACCACCACGTGAGTGTGGTGGCATGGCCGAATGCCTGGTTGCCGAAACTGTCCGGGTCAGGGACGGCGCAGCCGCCGGCGTGCCGGGCGCAAAAGTTTTCCGGGCGCATCGCCCACCACGGGGGCGTCATCGAACACTGGACCGCCCTCTCCTCCCCGGCCCCCCTAGCCGAAAAGTTTTGCGATCCTTGACGCGGACGGGTTCGGGGGCCATCCGGAGGATATGCTTCCGCACTCATGTGTGTGTGATTAACGACAGGTTTGCCCGACGCGAGCAGGCAAAGGGTGCTGCCCGGACGCGGGACACGAATGGAGCGGCGGGATCGTTTTGCCCCGCAAAACAGACCGGAGCGTAATCCGGTGGAGCGGCCGGGGCGCGACGTGCTCGCGAGACGGGCAAACCGGGACGCCGGGTGCTGCGCCGTGGTGAGGCCGCATGGCCGAATGCGCGATCGGCCTCAGGCCGATACCTCCACCGCGACTTGGCTTACTGTGCGGAGGAGACCGCCAGTTTACGGGCAGGCAGATGAAAACGACGAAAGGGCCGCCCAAAGGCGACCCTCTCTCATTCACGCGTCTGCCGTCTTCTTCGCCGGATCGGCGACCCGCATCACCGTCAGGCCTTTGGCTTCCGCCTTCTGCCCGAGGTTCAGTGCGACCCCGTTGCCGCCGAAGAGCACGACCCCGGTCGCGGCGAACTTGTCGTCCAGCATCTCGTCGTTGCATTTGAAGGGTGCTGCCCGCCCATGCGCGGACCAGCGCGGATCGAAGCGCGCCTGCGCGACGCCACGCGCCCGAGCCCACCGGGCGGCGATCATCTCGGCCCCGTGCTTGCCACCCTTGTGGCAGAGGAAGATCTCCTGGTTGCGGTTCTGCCGGATGCGCTCGCGAACCTTGTCGAGTGTCGTGAAGATGACGTCGATATCGGTCCAGTCGGTCGCCCCCGAGACGATCAGGGGAACCCCCTCGACCTTCGACTTCGCGGCTGTCTCGCGATCGTGCTGTTCCAGCAGCTGCCGGGCCTCGAAGACCGCTCCGGTCTCCTGAGCGCGAGCACTGGCGCGCGATCCCGCGGCCGGGATGAAGGCGTGGCCGGTCTCGACCTCGTAGCATTCCGCCGCCGCCTCGCTCATCACCTCGATGGCCCCGACGATCTCGCGGACCTGCAGGAAGCGGGCCTGCGCCTCTTCGAGCGCGGTCTCGGCGATCTCCGACCCGTCATGGGATTTTGCCAGGGCGCCGATCTTGTCAGCGGTGCGGTCAAGCTCCTTGCCCAGAGCGATCTTGCGGCGCTGCAGAATCGTGGCGAGCCCGTGCGCGAGCGGTTCGATCTCGGTCTCGAGACCGGTGCCGCGCAGCTGGCCAAGCAGGGCCTCGAAAGTCTCGCGGACGATGCTATCGGTCAGGACGTGATCCTCGGGGATGGGCAGCTCCGCGTCTTTCTCCGTCAGGCCGAAAAGTTCGATGGTCTCGTAGGCATTCGCGTTCTCGTATGTCATGTTGGTGTCTCCAGATGTTCGGGGAACCACCACGTGAGTGTGGTGGCATGGCCGTACGTCTGGTTCACCGAATCTGTCCGGGTCAGGGACGGCGAAGCCGCCGGCGCGCCGGGCGCAAAAGTTTTCCGGGCGCATCGCTCACCACAGGCGCGTCATCGAGCACTGGACTGCCTTCTCCACACCCGCCGGCCTCGCCGAAAAGTTTTGCGATCCTTGAGGCGGGCTGATTCGGGGGCCATCCGGAGGATATGCTTCCACGCTCATGTGTGTGTGTTTTGACGGCAGGTTTGCCCGACGCGAGCAGGCAAACGGCGCGACCGGACGCGGGAGACGGATGGAGCGGCGGGATCGTTTTGGCCTCTGGCCGAAACAGACCAGAGTGCAATCCGGCGGAGTGGCCGGGGAGCGACGTGCTCGCGAGACGGGCAAACCGGGGGCCTGGGTGCAACGCCGCGGTGAGGCCGCATGGCCGAATGCGCGATCGGCCGACGGCCGATATCTCCCCTGCGACACGCGCAGCCGAGCAGGGGAGGCCGTCAGGCATGGGTCGGTTCCCTCGGTCGGGGCTGACCGGCTTGCCAGATGCCGCGGATTTCAGTACTCTATTGGAGCACCAAGGAGTCCGCCATGAGCGTTCAAAAGCAATCCGTCAGCTTTACCGATACCGCCTACGCGTTCGCCAGGGAGCTGGTCGAAGCCGGAGAATATCCCAATGTGAGCGCGGCGGTTTCGGGGGAACTGGCGAAGGCCAAGGCAGAACGTGAGCGCGAACGGGCGGTGCTAGAAGCAGAACTTGAACGGCGTCTGGCTCTGCCGCTCGACCAATGGGAACCGGTCGGCGACGCCTCCGACGTCACCGCTGGCGCGCGGGCGCATCTGACCGCAATGACCCGCAAGGCCTGATGCAGTTCGTCCGGCATCCGTTCTTCGAGCGGGATCTCATCGGCATCGTCGATCACATCATCGAAGTCACCCAGGGCGACTCGGGAGCAGCTCTTCGGCGCCTGGATGAGGTCGATGCCTTGCTGCGATCCATTGCAGACAACCCGACATCTGGCGTGCGGCTTGAAGGAAAGCTCGAAGGCTGGCTCGTGCGACATGGCGGGTCCGGCCATCGTCTGACCATCGTCTTCAGGCCGGGTGTCGAGGCGGGTATCATCTACCTCACACTTGTTGCCTTTGGTGGACGGAACTGGATGAGGCTGGCGTCCACCCGGCACATGTTCCCGGATTTCTAGTCACCCATCATCCCGGCCGCCCGCATGCTGAACGCGTTCTTCTCCCGTCCGAAACCGACGATGATGTGATCGTGGATGACAATCTCCATCACCTTGCAGGCTTCAACGATCTTCCGGGTGAGATCGATGTCGGCCTGGCTCGGATGCGGATCGCCGGACGGATGGTTGTGGCACATGATGATGGCTGAGGCATCAAGAACGAGAGCCGAGCGGAGCACCTCGCTGACATAGACCGGAACGTGATCGATGCTGCCGCGGGTCATGACCCTGTCGCGGATCAGCTTGTTCTTCCGGTCCAACAGCAGCACCCGAAACACTTCGACGCGCTCGCGAACGGCGTTGAGCGCCAGGTAGTCGGTCAGCATGGTCCAGGACTGCAAGGCGGCGGTGGACCGGGCATGCCTGCGCAGGATGTCCCGCGCGGCGTCGATGGTGGCGATCTCGGCCTCGGAGAAGCCGGACCCCGGACGTTCGACGATTTCTTGGGGGTCATGCACGGTCATGCGGCATCCAATCGGTTGAGGGTTTCGCGGAGGTTCGTCCCGTCGGGACGCAGGGTGTGGCCGATCTCGTCTTCGAGAGCCATGTAGGCGGAAAGTAGGTCCGGTCGCAGCCGCGCCGCGCATCGCAGATCGGCCAGCGAGGACATGATGCAGAAGCTGCAGGACAGCCGCGTCATGCCGCGGCCATAGGCCCAATGTGGCTCCTGCCCCGCCGCGGCGATGGCGTCGAACACCTCGCGCCGGGATAGCTCATGAATTGGCAGCCAGTCGATCCAGGTTCGACCCGCCACGCTGTTGCGGTTGTTCAGCCTGACGACGTGACGGCTCCAACGCGCGGCGCTTTCCTCGGCGCGCATGCCCATCGCACTGACGATGCGTCCGGCGAAGCGGGGATTGGCCGCGAGATAGCGACGCAACTCCCGCTCGATCGGGCCGCGCTTCTGGTCGGAGGTGCATTGGCGGTATCGCGGGGAGGGGAACATGCCCCGTGCCCGGACCATCTCGAAGAACGACCGGCGCGGTCGTGCGATCACCGGCGGCAGCCCGAACGTGGTCTTCCGGATATGGCTGATCGTTCCCGGCCATTCCACGTCGCCGAGGGTGGCATGGACGATGAGCAGCTGGTCGCGCGGGATGCCAGCCTCAACCAGCCTGATCGACATGGCCTGACTGTCCTTGCCGCCGGAATGGTTGATCGCCACAAGGGCGCCGCGCTCGATCAGGTCGGTGATGTCAGCCGGAATGCGCATCGGAACCTCCGAACATGGCGGTCCAGTTGTTCCCGGCGGGTATCTCATCCCGGCGTTTCAGGACGGCGAGACGGTTCATCAGATCCATGATGACCGGCGTGGTCGGGTGATCCGCCCGATGGCCTCTCTGCGGCCGGGCGAGACTGGGATGTCCGTGTTTTAGGAGGTGAATCGCCGCCTCCAGCGATGGCATATGCGTCTCGCGGTTGGTGAGGTCGCGGGGCAATGCCGCCGCATGGGCGGCAAAGGCCCGGTTGCGCGCCGCACCGGGCCGGCGCCTGCCGATCCGGTGGGCCGCATCGACCCATTCGCCGACGTCGGACCAGGTAAGCCGCGTGCCGGGCGTCGTGTATTGATTATGTGTCATGGGAAGCCCCTCATCCTTGCCGCTCAAATCAAGCCAGCGATGACGAGGCCGGATTTCATGGTGGGACGACCGCAGGCCTCGCAGAAGCCGGCGCGCTGATCCGGTTCGAGATCAGCGGTGTGATCGCAATTGGGCGCCATGCAGATCGCGGGCACGATGCTGTCGAGCGCATAGTCCTCCAGGAAGTCCGCGACCTCGGCGTAACCTTCGGTCTCAGCGAGCGTGACCAGTTTGGGATGGGAGAGATTGAACATGGCTGTCGTCCTTCTGATGGGGTGAAACGAGAAGAGGGGAGCCGCGCTGCCGCGGCTCCCCTCACGGGACCTGCCTTTCGGGGACAGGAGGCGCGGGCCGGTCGGAGACAGGACCGGCACCGCCCCGTCAGGCCTGGTTTCGGAGGAGGATCAGGCCTGCACGGGTGAAAGGCGCCCAGGTTGCCCGGGACGCCCGTTCGGTGGAAGTCGTCGCGCGTCAGCCCACCAAAGCGAGGCCGGTGTTGTCAGACCGCTCCTGGCCGGCGCTCTCGACGAAGGGAATGATCGAGAAGGTCTGGCCGCCCCGCTGCTCCTCGTTCTGAACAGCGTTCACCCGCAGATCGCCATCGGGCGTGTTGATGAGGAGCGAGACGTAGTCGTTGCCGGTCCGGTTGCTCTTCGCCATCCAGGCCGAGCCCACGCGGATCGGGTGGCCCTTGGGCGAGCTGACCTCGATGCGGTAGTCGGGATGGGTCTCCTCGGTCTTGAACGCGTTCTCGACGAGGATGAAATCGAGGTCGAACATCATGTTGGCGATGTAACCGGCGAAGGCGTTGTCGGCATCCATTGCGGTCAACTCGCCCGAGATCGAGCCGGACTTCATGGCACCGTTCGACACCAGCGGGATGATCTCGAATTCACCGGTCATCGCTTCGCGCGCTTCCTTCGTCTGCACGGCGTTGACCCGAAACGGCCCGAGGCCGACATCGATCTGCATCGAGATGTAGGGATTGCCGGTGGTATTGCCGGTCTCGTTCCAGGCCGTGCCGATGCGCACCTTGCGGCCGGATTTGTTCACCGCGGTCACGTCATAGTCCGGGCTCCGCTCGGACATCTTCGTCCGGGTTTCGAGTTGGATGGCAACATCGAACCGGGTCGAATGGATTATGCCGGAATAGGCGGTGGCTGCGGTCTCGGCGTTTTTCGTCAGGGTTCCTGCGAACATGGGTCTTCTCCTTGGGTTTGCCGCTGCCCGGCTTTTTGCCAGAGCACGCGGGATTGCTTTTCGACCCCTCATGGGATCGCAAAACCGAAAGCCCTCTTTCCTTTCTCTCCTGACCGTCAGCCCGGCCCGGCGCTGGACGAGGTGTCCCACGTCGCCACGTGCGCGTCCCTCCCCTGCTCTGCCGCTGCACAGTGCATCGGCTCAGATATGAAGAAATCGGCCTCGGCTCCGTTCAGCCGTCGGCCGCTCCGGTCGGTCAGACCGATGGTGCTGCCGTTTGGCACAAAGGTGATGAGGTATTGGCCGAGACCATCCCGGTGAACCCGGTAGCCCTCGTTCGCCCAGTGGACGGATTTGCCGGCACCCACGGCGGCCTTGATCTCCGCAATGTTCATCTGGATCTCCATTTCAGTGTTGGCGGCAGAAACAAGAGAGGCCCGATCCGCGGATCGGGCCTCAGTGCAACTGCGATTGATCTACCAGTCAAAGGCCTCGAGATAGGGGACCGGCGGGACGTCCCGATCGAAGAGGACGCAGTCGCAGCCTGCATCCATCGCCAACGCCATGACCCTCTTGAAGGCGTCACAGTTGACGCCTTCCGGTAAGTCGGCGAGCGTTTCCGGGACGGAGAACAGCCAGCCATATTCGCTGAGCATGGTTGGCGATTTGGCGAAGAGCCCGTCTTCGATGGCCTGAGCGGTCTCCTCGGGCAAATGTGCGGTGCTGCAATCGTAGAACCTGCGGACATTGCGCATGATCAGCCCCTCCCTTCCATCCAGTCCTTGAGACCGAGGATCGTCCTGCCCGCTGCCACCTCTGCCATCCAGGCGACCCGCGGATCGCCGACGATATCTGGAGGATCAAAGTCGATCCGGCCATTGGCCATCCATGGCTCGGGCCGGATGCGGATAAGCCAGTCGGCGAGCGACGGGATGCGGCCCTGGCAATCCTCGCGGACATGCTGCTCGCCGATCCAGCGGGTCGGAATGACCCGGCCCGCACTGTTGGTCAGCGTTCTGCCGAACTGGCGCTCCAATTCGAAGATGCCGAGCGTGTTGTGCCTGTAGGCTCGGTGGACGAAGAGCGCGAGGTGCTCCTTGGAGACATCAAAAAACTCGTGCAGCGCCTGGTAGTCCGAAGGCTTGCCGCCGTACTTCCGGGCGGAGCTTTCGGCATGATGCAGGGGATGGGCCATATCAGAGCCCCTCGTCAAAGCTGTGGGAGCATTCGACATATCGGTCGGCGTGATCCAGCGTGATGCTGTCGGCGGTGACATCCCAGGTCAGCGTGCCATAGCCGCCCTCGTTGTTCTCGAAGCCCGGATGCTGGTGATAGGCGACGGACCAGGCGAAATCCTCGACTTTCGTGCGGAGGTCGTCGGGGAGTTCGATGCCCGCGGGCTGCACCGTCACGTCTTCGACATTGCCGGAATCGCCGTAGCCTTCGTATTCGGCGGCCACCTCGGTAACGCCGAGGGCACGCAACTGCGGGAGCAGTTCGCCCCTGGCAGCCTTGTTCGCGGCTTCGCGCTCGGCCTGCCATTTCGCCATCGTCTCGGCGAAGTCGATCTGGGGATCGGTCATGGGTCTCGTCCTTGTGTCTGGGATTTAGGGATGCGCCGAGGCGGTCGGAGACCGGCCACGGCGCCGGAACGCGGACGGGCTAGACCCCCTCCTCGTTCCCCCGACCCAAAGCCCACTTTTCCTTTCAGGCGGCGCGATCTGCCGCCGTTGGAGACCCTTCCCCCACGATCCGGGCCAGGATCGCGGCGGTATCAACACCCTCCCCGTGGGGCACGAAGACCCGGAGCTGGAAGGCGATGATCTCCGTGAAACACCCCATGGCCTTCAGCCCGTCGATCGTGCCCCGGTCGGCCCCGTCGATCTCGAGGCGGGCCGCGCCCGCGACCCGGCGGCGGGTGAGCGTGAGGCCCCGGCCCAGATCGACCGGCGCGGTGGACCCGAGCGCCGCCGTTAGCATCTCCTGCGGGGTTTTCGGGGTGCCGACCATAAAACGGGCTCTGAGCGCGGCCGCACCGTCCTCGCTGACTGTGCGGCCGATCATGCTCCCCTGCCCCTCGGGCGTGACCCGGTAGATGCGTTCGTTGCCCGAGGGGATGTCCTTCCAGATCGGCAGTAGCAGCCCGGTCAGCAGATAGAGCTTCGTCGTGGTCACCTTCGGCAGGCTATCGGCCTCCTCGTCCCAGAGGCGGCGGAACTCGGACGGCTCGATCTCTTCCCAGGCGGAAGCCTGGAACTTCCCTTCCTCGACATAGGTGGACCCGCTCGGCCGGGTCACCTTGCGCATGAGCGTGACAATCTCCTCGTCGTACATCTGCATCGGACGGGCTGAGATGAACGCCGCGCGACCCGACGCGCGGTTGATCATCGGCAACCTGTCGGGGTTCCGATCCAGCACCTCTTCTGCGGAGAGGATATGGACGGGGTCCGTCACCTCAAGTCCGATTATGCGCGTCACTGCTCTGGAGCGCGGACAGGTCCAGAGGTCTTCGGTCGAGACCTGCTCTATCCGCTCGCCACGCAGTGTCTCGACGCCGAGATCGAGCGTGCCAGCCGCCCGCGCCCGCTCGGTCTGATCGGCGATCCGGCTCATGAACTCGGCGAAGAGCGCGTTCTGCATGTGGATGGGCAGCGCCAGCACCCGGTTCAGGAAGCGTTGGATTGGTGGAAGCTCTTCGAGCAGCACGCCGTCCTGGTCGATCAGCCGCAA
This sequence is a window from Sulfitobacter alexandrii. Protein-coding genes within it:
- a CDS encoding JAB domain-containing protein, with product MTVHDPQEIVERPGSGFSEAEIATIDAARDILRRHARSTAALQSWTMLTDYLALNAVRERVEVFRVLLLDRKNKLIRDRVMTRGSIDHVPVYVSEVLRSALVLDASAIIMCHNHPSGDPHPSQADIDLTRKIVEACKVMEIVIHDHIIVGFGREKNAFSMRAAGMMGD
- a CDS encoding DUF6915 family protein; this translates as MAHPLHHAESSARKYGGKPSDYQALHEFFDVSKEHLALFVHRAYRHNTLGIFELERQFGRTLTNSAGRVIPTRWIGEQHVREDCQGRIPSLADWLIRIRPEPWMANGRIDFDPPDIVGDPRVAWMAEVAAGRTILGLKDWMEGRG
- a CDS encoding helix-turn-helix domain-containing protein; the protein is MSRTKRLTQTERAEIIREAAAGVGTSALAERFGVTPRAIQYTLKADEERQKDAAVATAAVTVKLTPEELAALDEVLSAAGIETRTEGVRRLIQAAGGTFVPDANLAAEMARYRASLHEVGNGVVQVAKQMMKASREGQGEGSAPNAELSELRLVQMRALARFILDSADEIDLLLRRRRDGMRLSATAALREFAHAAE
- a CDS encoding DUF736 family protein → MFAGTLTKNAETAATAYSGIIHSTRFDVAIQLETRTKMSERSPDYDVTAVNKSGRKVRIGTAWNETGNTTGNPYISMQIDVGLGPFRVNAVQTKEAREAMTGEFEIIPLVSNGAMKSGSISGELTAMDADNAFAGYIANMMFDLDFILVENAFKTEETHPDYRIEVSSPKGHPIRVGSAWMAKSNRTGNDYVSLLINTPDGDLRVNAVQNEEQRGGQTFSIIPFVESAGQERSDNTGLALVG
- a CDS encoding DUF2493 domain-containing protein — its product is MTYENANAYETIELFGLTEKDAELPIPEDHVLTDSIVRETFEALLGQLRGTGLETEIEPLAHGLATILQRRKIALGKELDRTADKIGALAKSHDGSEIAETALEEAQARFLQVREIVGAIEVMSEAAAECYEVETGHAFIPAAGSRASARAQETGAVFEARQLLEQHDRETAAKSKVEGVPLIVSGATDWTDIDVIFTTLDKVRERIRQNRNQEIFLCHKGGKHGAEMIAARWARARGVAQARFDPRWSAHGRAAPFKCNDEMLDDKFAATGVVLFGGNGVALNLGQKAEAKGLTVMRVADPAKKTADA
- a CDS encoding phosphoadenosine phosphosulfate reductase family protein produces the protein MRIPADITDLIERGALVAINHSGGKDSQAMSIRLVEAGIPRDQLLIVHATLGDVEWPGTISHIRKTTFGLPPVIARPRRSFFEMVRARGMFPSPRYRQCTSDQKRGPIERELRRYLAANPRFAGRIVSAMGMRAEESAARWSRHVVRLNNRNSVAGRTWIDWLPIHELSRREVFDAIAAAGQEPHWAYGRGMTRLSCSFCIMSSLADLRCAARLRPDLLSAYMALEDEIGHTLRPDGTNLRETLNRLDAA
- a CDS encoding type II toxin-antitoxin system RelE/ParE family toxin; amino-acid sequence: MQFVRHPFFERDLIGIVDHIIEVTQGDSGAALRRLDEVDALLRSIADNPTSGVRLEGKLEGWLVRHGGSGHRLTIVFRPGVEAGIIYLTLVAFGGRNWMRLASTRHMFPDF
- a CDS encoding DUF6878 family protein, with amino-acid sequence MTDPQIDFAETMAKWQAEREAANKAARGELLPQLRALGVTEVAAEYEGYGDSGNVEDVTVQPAGIELPDDLRTKVEDFAWSVAYHQHPGFENNEGGYGTLTWDVTADSITLDHADRYVECSHSFDEGL